A single Vulcanisaeta distributa DSM 14429 DNA region contains:
- a CDS encoding N-acetyltransferase codes for MTYISPRAKILSKNVSRNVVVLGPTVINEGTIVEPLVIIGHPIRSKLLSVRDKGSVIEQLMDDVSSGAVIGRNCIIRSNVIIYENVEIGDGVETGHNALIRENTRVGANTRIGSGVIIDGDTVIGSNVSIQSMVYIPRGTVIEDNVFLGPNVVITNDKYPPSRRLDGVKIRRNAVIGANATLIAGIEVGENAVVAAGAVVTRDVPPGEVVAGVPARPIYSVDVFIKKRIEYERSEAP; via the coding sequence ATGACGTACATATCCCCAAGGGCAAAAATACTAAGTAAAAACGTGAGCAGGAACGTAGTAGTGCTGGGTCCCACAGTAATTAATGAGGGTACGATAGTGGAACCCCTCGTTATTATAGGTCACCCAATAAGGTCGAAGCTCCTGAGCGTGAGAGATAAGGGTTCAGTCATTGAGCAGTTAATGGATGATGTCAGTAGTGGCGCAGTAATTGGTAGAAACTGTATAATTAGGAGTAATGTCATCATTTATGAGAATGTGGAGATAGGCGATGGCGTTGAGACAGGGCATAACGCGTTAATTAGGGAGAATACGAGGGTTGGTGCGAATACTAGGATTGGGTCTGGGGTTATAATTGATGGGGACACGGTAATCGGAAGTAACGTTAGTATACAGAGTATGGTCTACATACCGAGGGGTACGGTCATTGAGGATAACGTATTCCTGGGACCCAATGTCGTGATAACAAATGATAAATACCCACCGAGTAGGAGACTTGATGGCGTTAAGATTAGGAGGAACGCCGTTATTGGCGCCAACGCAACCCTGATAGCGGGCATTGAGGTTGGGGAGAACGCTGTGGTTGCGGCTGGCGCTGTCGTGACCAGGGACGTACCACCGGGGGAGGTCGTTGCCGGTGTGCCCGCCAGGCCCATCTACAGCGTCGATGTTTTTATTAAAAAGAGGATTGAGTATGAAAGATCAGAGGCCCCTTAA
- a CDS encoding CDC48 family AAA ATPase, which produces MGSNNEVSLRVAEARTRDVGRLIVRIPQRYMRVLGIEPGEYVEIVGNKRSAYAQVWPAYTDDEDKDYIRMDGVLRQNAGVSIGDVVKVRKANLRSAQRVTIAPVGEYIRVDPDYLKRAYLLGKPVWKGSIIEIPYYTGSIRFMVTSVTPGPAAYVGIDTEVQVREEPVREMELTMPRVTWEDIGDLEEAKRKIRELIELPLRHPEIFKHLGIEPPKGVLLIGPPGTGKTLLAKAVASEANAYFISINGPEIMSKYYGESEAKLREIFEEAKKNAPAIIFIDEIDAIAPKREEVTGEVEKRVVAQLLTLMDGLQERGQVIVIGATNRPEAVDPALRRPGRFDREIYISMPDKNARKEILQVHTRNVPLCTEDDVKEKICDPSDVVNIDEIAEMTHGYTGADLAALVKEAAMIRLREAIDVTKEIDLDQPQIPPEQLARIRIRMRDFLEAMKYIQPTVLREVIVEVPEVHWDDIGGYENVKQELKEMVEWPLKYPRYFEELGVEPPKGILLFGPPGTGKTLLAKAVATESNANFIAVRGPEILSKWFGESERAIREIFKKARMAAPCVIFFDEIDAIAPARGLRVDSGATDRIVNQLLAEMDGIAPLKNVVVIAATNRADIIDPALLRPGRFDRIVYVPPPDANARFEILKVHIRGLKLADDVKDGNYKYLRDLARRTEGYTGADLAALVREAAMLALRETIRSNTNQVKPVGIEHFEEALKVVPPSLSKQDIARFEEMARNLRRTLRGL; this is translated from the coding sequence ATGGGTTCTAATAATGAGGTTAGTCTTAGGGTTGCGGAGGCTAGGACGAGGGATGTTGGTAGGCTCATTGTTAGGATTCCCCAGCGGTACATGAGGGTGCTTGGTATTGAGCCTGGGGAGTATGTTGAGATAGTTGGTAATAAGCGCAGTGCCTATGCTCAGGTATGGCCTGCCTACACTGATGATGAGGATAAGGACTACATAAGGATGGATGGTGTTTTAAGGCAGAATGCCGGTGTTAGTATTGGTGATGTTGTTAAGGTTAGGAAGGCTAACCTAAGGTCTGCGCAGAGGGTCACGATAGCGCCTGTTGGTGAGTACATTAGGGTTGACCCTGATTATCTCAAGAGGGCTTACCTGCTTGGTAAGCCTGTTTGGAAGGGCTCGATCATAGAGATACCGTATTACACGGGCTCCATTAGGTTCATGGTAACGAGCGTAACACCTGGGCCTGCTGCGTATGTTGGTATTGATACCGAGGTTCAGGTTAGGGAGGAGCCTGTCAGGGAGATGGAGTTAACAATGCCGAGGGTTACCTGGGAGGACATTGGTGATCTGGAGGAGGCGAAGAGGAAGATTAGAGAATTGATAGAGTTACCGTTGAGACACCCCGAGATCTTTAAACACCTTGGTATTGAGCCTCCCAAGGGTGTTCTCTTAATTGGCCCGCCGGGCACTGGTAAAACCCTCCTGGCAAAAGCCGTGGCTTCAGAGGCCAATGCCTACTTCATATCGATTAACGGCCCTGAAATAATGAGTAAGTATTATGGTGAGTCTGAGGCTAAGTTGAGGGAGATTTTTGAGGAGGCTAAGAAGAATGCTCCTGCCATTATCTTTATTGATGAGATTGATGCAATAGCACCAAAGAGGGAAGAAGTAACTGGAGAAGTTGAGAAGCGCGTTGTTGCCCAGCTACTCACATTAATGGATGGTTTGCAGGAGAGGGGCCAGGTAATCGTAATAGGAGCAACCAACAGACCAGAAGCCGTAGACCCAGCACTAAGAAGACCAGGAAGATTCGACAGAGAGATATACATAAGCATGCCCGATAAGAATGCGAGAAAGGAGATACTCCAGGTGCACACAAGGAATGTGCCGCTGTGTACTGAGGATGATGTTAAGGAGAAGATATGCGATCCAAGTGATGTTGTGAATATTGATGAGATTGCGGAGATGACTCACGGCTATACGGGGGCTGACCTAGCGGCATTAGTTAAGGAGGCCGCGATGATAAGGCTTAGGGAGGCTATAGACGTTACTAAGGAGATTGATTTGGATCAACCACAGATACCGCCTGAGCAGTTGGCCAGGATTAGGATTAGGATGAGGGACTTCCTAGAGGCCATGAAGTACATACAACCAACGGTGCTTAGGGAAGTCATTGTTGAGGTTCCTGAGGTTCACTGGGATGATATTGGTGGTTACGAGAACGTGAAGCAAGAGCTTAAGGAAATGGTTGAATGGCCACTTAAGTACCCAAGGTACTTTGAGGAGCTCGGTGTTGAGCCTCCTAAGGGTATTTTGTTGTTTGGTCCTCCTGGTACTGGTAAGACTCTTTTGGCTAAGGCTGTGGCTACGGAGAGTAATGCGAATTTTATTGCTGTTCGTGGTCCTGAAATACTGAGCAAGTGGTTCGGAGAAAGCGAGAGAGCAATCAGGGAAATATTCAAAAAAGCAAGAATGGCAGCACCATGCGTAATATTCTTCGACGAAATAGACGCAATAGCACCAGCAAGGGGCTTGAGGGTTGATAGTGGGGCCACTGATAGGATTGTTAATCAATTATTAGCCGAAATGGACGGTATCGCACCATTGAAGAATGTCGTGGTTATTGCGGCGACGAATAGAGCCGATATAATAGACCCAGCCTTATTAAGGCCAGGTAGGTTCGATAGGATTGTTTACGTACCACCACCCGATGCGAATGCCAGGTTTGAGATACTTAAGGTCCACATTAGGGGCTTAAAGCTCGCTGATGATGTTAAGGATGGAAACTATAAGTACCTCAGAGACCTGGCCAGAAGGACCGAGGGATACACAGGGGCTGATTTAGCGGCATTGGTTAGGGAAGCCGCGATGCTGGCTTTGAGAGAAACCATTAGGAGTAATACTAACCAGGTTAAGCCTGTCGGTATTGAGCATTTTGAAGAGGCCCTTAAGGTCGTTCCACCATCACTGTCTAAGCAGGATATTGCCAGATTTGAGGAGATGGCTAGAAACCTTAGGAGAACGTTAAGGGGCCTCTGA
- a CDS encoding hydroxymethylglutaryl-CoA synthase: protein MGKVGIVGWGVYIPRFRISTKEIARVWGDDPLRIKDLYWVEERSVGGPDEDAVTMAVEASRNALRRAGIDPRELGSVFVGTESKPYAVKPIASILIEALGMRKQSFAVDMEFACKAGSDAIVNAMGLVKSGLIKYGLAVGVDHSHGEPGEHLDYTVSGGAAAYVIGSDGIVAEIEHVYAYNSDTPDFWRRDGIPYAVHGESFTGEPAYFRHIVNAAKALMEATGLKPSDFDYAVFHQPNARFPVRVAQMLGIPLDKVKLGIVVDRIGNTYNGAVLIGLANILENAKPGSRILMVSFGSGAGSNAFSLITTDLLPEKVGRARTVSYYLENKAYIDYALYLRFRNLIKVIQ from the coding sequence GTGGGTAAGGTAGGCATTGTTGGGTGGGGTGTCTACATACCAAGGTTCAGAATAAGCACAAAGGAAATCGCTAGGGTATGGGGTGATGACCCGCTTAGGATTAAGGATCTTTACTGGGTTGAGGAGAGGAGTGTTGGTGGTCCTGATGAGGATGCGGTTACGATGGCGGTGGAGGCCTCGAGAAATGCGTTGAGGAGGGCGGGTATTGATCCTAGGGAGTTGGGTTCGGTATTTGTTGGTACTGAGTCGAAGCCGTATGCCGTTAAGCCCATAGCCTCAATATTAATTGAGGCTCTTGGGATGAGGAAGCAGTCGTTCGCTGTTGACATGGAATTCGCATGTAAGGCTGGCTCAGACGCCATAGTGAATGCCATGGGTCTTGTTAAGAGCGGGCTAATTAAGTATGGACTTGCCGTTGGCGTTGACCATAGTCATGGAGAGCCAGGGGAACACCTCGATTACACGGTATCTGGCGGCGCTGCCGCATACGTCATAGGGTCCGATGGTATCGTCGCCGAGATTGAGCATGTATACGCATACAACTCAGACACACCCGACTTCTGGCGTAGGGATGGCATACCGTACGCAGTACACGGTGAGTCATTCACGGGCGAGCCTGCGTATTTTAGGCATATTGTGAATGCGGCGAAGGCGCTTATGGAGGCTACGGGACTTAAACCAAGTGACTTTGACTATGCTGTATTTCATCAACCAAACGCCAGATTCCCGGTGAGGGTTGCTCAAATGCTTGGTATACCCCTTGATAAGGTAAAGCTTGGTATCGTGGTTGATAGGATTGGTAATACGTACAATGGTGCAGTATTGATAGGGCTCGCGAACATACTTGAGAATGCAAAGCCAGGCTCTAGGATATTGATGGTCTCCTTCGGTAGTGGTGCTGGGTCGAATGCCTTCAGCCTAATCACCACGGACTTATTACCCGAGAAGGTGGGTAGGGCGAGGACCGTTAGTTATTACCTTGAGAATAAGGCATACATAGACTATGCACTTTACTTGAGATTCAGGAACTTGATTAAGGTGATTCAGTAA
- a CDS encoding winged helix-turn-helix transcriptional regulator, protein MPRKQTVRIVERKKEILELLIKEGELPTNEIVKKTNLSHSQVFYALKLLQRDGLIREIKRGKVAYWKAADNAQEALKALEQEVKEEVMEGEESAGET, encoded by the coding sequence ATGCCTCGCAAACAGACTGTTCGAATCGTGGAGAGGAAAAAGGAGATACTGGAATTATTAATTAAGGAGGGTGAGTTACCCACCAACGAGATTGTCAAGAAGACGAACCTAAGCCACAGCCAAGTCTTTTATGCATTAAAGCTCCTCCAGAGGGATGGGTTGATTAGGGAGATTAAGAGAGGTAAGGTGGCCTATTGGAAGGCTGCGGATAATGCCCAGGAGGCCCTTAAGGCACTCGAACAGGAGGTTAAGGAGGAGGTCATGGAGGGCGAGGAGTCGGCAGGGGAGACTTAG
- a CDS encoding DUF120 domain-containing protein, giving the protein MGNPVSRASLGIDYKLLRRIPYLILLVKYGINDKDYVVINLTRLANDIGTTPQNVFKIINRLAEEGLIIKSTVSGQLAIKFTQRASEALQFVIDTIRHYLDERLVIRLVGHVVSGLGEGGFYMSLDGYVKQFVEKLGFKPYPGTLNIKLKPEYVKYRLYLDALPGIYIEGFSNGVRTYGGVKCFRATIQGLPGAVLLIERTHHGPDIVELISPYKLRDKLGLRDGDEIEVLVTL; this is encoded by the coding sequence ATGGGAAATCCCGTGAGCCGCGCTTCATTGGGAATTGATTATAAGCTCCTCCGAAGAATACCATACCTAATACTACTCGTTAAGTACGGAATTAACGATAAGGACTACGTAGTAATAAATCTAACGAGGCTCGCCAATGACATTGGCACAACGCCACAGAATGTATTTAAGATAATAAATAGGCTTGCTGAGGAGGGATTGATAATTAAATCCACCGTTAGTGGTCAGTTAGCTATTAAATTCACGCAAAGGGCTTCCGAGGCTCTTCAATTCGTGATTGACACAATTAGGCACTACCTCGATGAAAGATTGGTGATTAGGCTCGTTGGCCACGTGGTCTCCGGGCTTGGTGAGGGTGGCTTCTACATGAGCCTTGATGGCTATGTTAAGCAGTTTGTTGAGAAGCTTGGGTTTAAGCCATACCCTGGAACCCTCAATATTAAGCTTAAGCCGGAGTACGTTAAGTACAGGCTTTACCTAGACGCACTGCCTGGCATTTACATAGAGGGCTTTAGCAATGGTGTTAGGACTTACGGGGGTGTTAAGTGCTTTAGGGCGACTATTCAGGGATTACCCGGCGCCGTCCTGCTAATCGAGAGGACGCATCACGGGCCTGACATCGTAGAGCTCATATCGCCTTATAAGTTAAGGGATAAGCTTGGCCTTAGGGATGGTGATGAAATCGAGGTATTAGTAACCCTATGA
- a CDS encoding class II aldolase/adducin family protein gives MNEASLRRIIVEIFRLAYARRLVDLLGGNASARLGGDEVLITPTSMPKTLIKPQSIVKIKLDGTIVSGGNPSSEWRMHVGIYRVRDDVKFILHTHPPNILALTRAGLKVDLSFSEAISYVGEIAEVPYLKPGSAELADAVARAVSKKNITAVILRNHGLVTVGSTPYEALNRAEVLENLAYITLLSNCLTR, from the coding sequence ATGAATGAGGCATCCCTGAGAAGGATTATTGTTGAAATATTTAGGTTAGCATACGCGAGAAGGCTCGTAGACCTACTTGGCGGTAATGCAAGTGCTAGGCTAGGTGGTGATGAGGTATTAATCACGCCGACCTCAATGCCAAAGACACTCATAAAACCACAGAGTATTGTTAAGATTAAGCTTGATGGGACTATTGTGTCCGGCGGAAACCCCAGTAGTGAGTGGAGGATGCACGTGGGTATTTACAGGGTTAGGGATGATGTGAAGTTCATACTCCACACGCACCCGCCCAACATACTGGCTTTGACTAGGGCAGGTCTTAAAGTTGATTTATCGTTTAGTGAGGCTATTTCGTACGTTGGTGAAATCGCAGAAGTTCCTTACCTAAAACCAGGAAGCGCCGAGCTTGCCGATGCTGTCGCGAGGGCAGTGTCTAAGAAAAATATTACTGCCGTGATTCTAAGAAACCATGGGTTAGTCACGGTGGGTTCAACGCCATATGAGGCACTCAATAGGGCTGAGGTCCTTGAAAACCTCGCATACATAACATTACTTTCAAATTGCCTCACTAGGTAG
- a CDS encoding amidohydrolase family protein produces the protein MGYIDAHTHIVFRETVTEELINFALREWGASREALTMSVSDVVKILDDADIDYVGIMAYPSRKLGIAKEDYAIRVVDAVRDYADRFAVIGGVEANELSIEETRYWLERQYEAGISAIKIHPPHMWLKPNAYRPEEGGLRQLELVYQFAEDHGLPVYIHTGTSAFSRARNKYGDPIFVDDVAVDFPRLTIIMSHVGRPNWVPTAFQLIRIRPNIIADLSSIPPRRVLEYLPRLTEIGDKAIYGSDYPGPGVHDIKANLREFLNIPIPREVMKKIVDDNPRKVLKPLSRNR, from the coding sequence ATGGGTTATATCGATGCCCACACCCACATAGTGTTTAGGGAGACGGTCACGGAAGAATTAATAAACTTCGCCCTTAGGGAATGGGGCGCATCACGTGAGGCTCTAACTATGAGCGTCTCTGATGTTGTTAAGATACTTGATGATGCGGATATTGATTACGTGGGTATCATGGCCTACCCATCTAGGAAGTTGGGCATTGCGAAGGAGGATTACGCGATAAGGGTTGTGGATGCCGTTAGGGACTATGCCGATAGGTTTGCAGTTATAGGTGGTGTGGAGGCTAATGAGCTATCCATCGAGGAGACCAGGTACTGGCTTGAGAGGCAGTACGAGGCCGGCATTAGCGCGATTAAGATACACCCGCCGCACATGTGGCTCAAGCCAAATGCGTATAGGCCGGAGGAGGGCGGTCTAAGGCAGCTTGAGCTTGTTTATCAATTTGCAGAGGACCACGGACTACCGGTATACATACATACCGGAACGAGTGCCTTCTCAAGGGCTAGGAATAAGTATGGTGACCCGATATTCGTGGATGACGTTGCGGTGGACTTCCCAAGGCTGACAATAATAATGTCCCACGTGGGCAGGCCCAACTGGGTACCCACGGCGTTCCAATTAATCAGGATAAGGCCGAACATAATTGCTGACCTCTCAAGCATACCACCGAGAAGGGTCCTGGAGTACCTGCCAAGGCTTACGGAGATAGGCGACAAGGCAATTTACGGCAGTGACTACCCAGGCCCTGGGGTTCACGACATAAAGGCAAACCTAAGGGAATTCCTAAACATACCAATACCGAGGGAGGTCATGAAGAAGATCGTGGACGACAACCCAAGGAAGGTCCTAAAGCCATTATCGAGAAATAGGTAA
- a CDS encoding mechanosensitive ion channel family protein, whose product MSGLVLQVTTSITSALSSMLSELILAIPSIILFIIIALIGYAIAVIVARVIKRLLPALIKQAGLSPEIVSIIAGAVEAFIILIALAIAFSVLSLGPATVWVAMIAKYLPSLAGAIILLTLGLLLVDLLVDYMQKKMGATDELLATIINVLRFGLYAVIITIAANLAIFYWIPNISPYLFYDIIIASIILLFSFSIVNKAINDISKEHPEMKAVLGYARLILYAIFILVTVAIIVQPFANITQIIYAMAWGLAIAFGIIVIPLIYALAKRIVQT is encoded by the coding sequence ATGTCCGGTCTCGTGCTTCAAGTAACTACTTCAATAACTAGTGCCTTGTCTAGTATGTTGAGTGAGTTGATACTTGCTATACCATCTATAATACTTTTTATAATAATAGCATTGATAGGTTATGCGATAGCCGTTATTGTGGCTAGGGTTATTAAGAGACTTCTGCCTGCGTTGATTAAGCAGGCTGGTTTGAGCCCTGAGATTGTTAGTATTATTGCTGGTGCCGTTGAGGCCTTTATAATCCTGATAGCGCTTGCCATAGCCTTCTCAGTACTGAGTCTTGGGCCTGCCACTGTTTGGGTTGCGATGATTGCCAAGTACCTGCCATCATTGGCTGGTGCCATTATCTTACTAACTCTGGGCTTATTGCTCGTTGATTTACTGGTTGATTACATGCAGAAGAAGATGGGTGCAACTGATGAGTTGCTTGCAACGATAATTAATGTGCTTAGGTTTGGTCTTTATGCTGTGATAATAACAATAGCCGCTAACCTGGCGATCTTCTACTGGATACCCAATATAAGCCCGTACCTATTCTACGACATAATAATAGCGTCAATAATCCTACTCTTTAGCTTCAGCATTGTTAATAAGGCGATCAATGACATAAGTAAGGAGCACCCAGAGATGAAGGCTGTGCTCGGCTATGCAAGGTTAATTCTCTACGCAATCTTCATATTGGTCACCGTAGCCATTATCGTGCAGCCCTTCGCAAACATAACGCAGATAATCTACGCCATGGCATGGGGCTTGGCAATAGCCTTTGGTATAATAGTGATACCATTAATATACGCACTTGCCAAGAGAATAGTGCAGACGTAA
- a CDS encoding S16 family serine protease: protein MARHNKSLGIIVLIMLALTLSVFTYALAGEWQELTVYVRSITIHALAVSSNNSGAVINITVTAMKPGSGYVYVASSPLPTAESGTFLSSSQIAALVATYLANQPFNEYNFLINVEPTTLEIGGPSASGYMTVAMWALITNHTLSPDVTMTGMILPDGSIGPVGGLPAKIKAAAQEGYEIVLIPYGQQIYQTSTGQVINLISYGRSLGVEVIPIMDVRQAIYYFTGVSMSIPAIPSQALKTQAYVNVTKFLWMRIYNRIVSTGAINSTDPNVSKYINEAINYANQGMYYTAASLGFQGLINYYQDEMQNYTASQLEGLLNQLSNELQYYENTLQHYNVTTANIDIVIGIYDRIFDAQQSLSAASQDLSSNDISDAISNLAYAKARIETLGDWLAVLNAIKGGAPISENYLEELTSMYLVYAQSITEYTLSLSNAVGASSLLQGMNSITQEVQEAQNNYQNGLYPLALAQSLDVISSNDAMLHLLFTPVINGQVNTQYLVNITDYVKELAVFNTYEAENNCNLFPMLAISYIDFGNYYLAEYNSTGDVNDLAAALQLYELAASYSQALYELASSTNSCSAAFTISSIVPISVNNTVNVSLNPALNPSTNYNAAALTAGIALIALAVGIAVFSIKSLKTTTPRP, encoded by the coding sequence ATGGCAAGACATAACAAGTCATTAGGCATTATAGTATTAATAATGTTAGCTTTGACATTGAGTGTATTTACGTATGCATTAGCGGGTGAGTGGCAGGAATTAACGGTATATGTTAGGTCAATAACCATACATGCGTTAGCCGTCTCATCGAACAACAGCGGTGCTGTAATCAATATAACGGTAACGGCCATGAAGCCAGGCTCAGGCTATGTATACGTTGCGTCGAGCCCATTACCAACCGCAGAGAGTGGCACATTCTTATCATCATCGCAGATAGCGGCGTTAGTCGCCACGTACTTAGCAAATCAACCATTCAATGAGTATAACTTCTTAATAAACGTTGAACCGACAACCCTCGAGATAGGTGGTCCATCAGCGAGTGGTTACATGACGGTTGCAATGTGGGCGTTAATAACGAACCACACTCTAAGCCCGGACGTCACCATGACCGGGATGATACTGCCTGATGGCTCAATTGGGCCCGTGGGTGGTTTACCGGCTAAGATCAAGGCAGCGGCTCAGGAGGGTTATGAAATAGTGCTGATACCCTATGGACAACAAATATACCAAACCAGCACTGGGCAGGTAATTAATTTAATAAGCTATGGAAGGAGCCTCGGCGTTGAAGTAATACCCATTATGGACGTTAGGCAAGCCATTTACTACTTCACGGGTGTGAGCATGTCAATACCAGCAATACCATCGCAGGCACTTAAGACTCAGGCATATGTTAATGTTACTAAATTCCTATGGATGAGGATATACAATAGGATAGTGAGCACGGGCGCCATAAACTCCACAGACCCAAATGTTTCCAAGTACATCAATGAGGCAATAAATTACGCTAACCAGGGCATGTACTACACGGCGGCAAGCCTTGGGTTCCAGGGATTAATTAATTATTACCAGGACGAAATGCAGAATTACACGGCCTCGCAATTAGAGGGCTTACTCAATCAATTAAGTAATGAATTGCAGTACTATGAAAATACGCTGCAGCATTACAATGTGACTACCGCGAACATAGACATAGTGATCGGTATTTATGATAGGATATTCGATGCTCAGCAATCATTAAGCGCGGCATCACAGGACTTGTCAAGCAATGATATTAGTGACGCGATAAGTAACCTCGCCTATGCCAAGGCTAGGATAGAGACCCTGGGTGATTGGCTGGCTGTATTGAACGCCATAAAGGGTGGGGCGCCAATATCGGAGAACTACCTCGAGGAATTAACAAGCATGTACCTGGTGTACGCGCAGTCAATAACCGAGTACACACTTTCACTATCAAATGCCGTGGGCGCATCGAGCCTCCTTCAAGGCATGAACTCCATAACCCAGGAGGTTCAGGAAGCCCAGAATAATTACCAAAATGGCCTTTACCCATTGGCGCTTGCGCAGAGTCTTGACGTCATATCGAGCAATGATGCGATGCTGCACCTATTATTTACGCCCGTGATAAATGGGCAGGTAAATACCCAATACCTAGTCAATATTACGGATTACGTGAAGGAATTGGCGGTGTTTAATACGTATGAGGCAGAAAACAACTGTAACCTATTCCCAATGCTTGCGATTTCATACATAGACTTCGGCAATTATTACCTAGCTGAATACAACTCAACAGGGGACGTAAATGACTTGGCAGCCGCACTCCAGCTCTATGAACTGGCGGCCTCATACTCGCAGGCACTCTATGAATTAGCATCATCAACAAACTCATGCAGCGCCGCATTCACAATATCGAGTATAGTACCAATAAGTGTAAATAATACCGTCAATGTATCATTAAACCCAGCACTCAACCCATCAACTAATTACAATGCAGCGGCCTTAACGGCGGGTATTGCATTAATCGCGCTGGCTGTGGGTATCGCGGTATTCTCAATAAAAAGCCTAAAAACAACCACACCTAGACCCTGA
- the argF gene encoding ornithine carbamoyltransferase — MTNIKSLRGRDFITLMDYTTDEIKYLLGLSRDLKSRYYQGERYSDVLRGKTLLMIFEKPSTRTRVSLDVAATQLGMHVIYSNPQELQLGRGETIADTARVVDRFVDAIAARVYKHESLIEMAKYAVVPVINALSDREHPLQVLADALTLWEVKGRLDGIKLAFVGDGDNNVAHSLMIIGAKLGWEVRIISPKKYWPSKFAELLTEDSRRTGANIVISDNIEDVRGVDAVYTDVWVSMGMEAEAEERKKVFRPYQVNAEVMKKAGPQAVFMHCLPAHRGEEVTDDVIDGPQSVVWDQAENRLHTAKAVLISLLA; from the coding sequence GTGACTAACATAAAGTCACTTAGGGGTAGGGACTTCATAACACTCATGGATTATACAACGGACGAAATAAAATACCTATTAGGCCTATCTAGGGATCTTAAGTCCCGGTATTACCAGGGAGAGCGGTACAGCGATGTGCTAAGGGGTAAGACATTACTTATGATTTTTGAGAAGCCAAGCACTAGGACTAGGGTCAGCCTCGATGTGGCGGCAACACAGTTAGGGATGCACGTAATTTACTCAAATCCGCAGGAGCTTCAGTTGGGTCGTGGTGAGACCATAGCAGACACAGCAAGGGTAGTGGATAGGTTTGTGGATGCCATTGCGGCTAGGGTGTATAAGCATGAATCGTTAATCGAAATGGCTAAATACGCGGTGGTGCCAGTAATAAATGCCTTAAGTGATAGGGAGCATCCATTACAGGTACTGGCCGACGCATTAACATTGTGGGAGGTTAAGGGGCGGCTTGATGGCATTAAGTTGGCGTTTGTTGGTGATGGTGATAATAACGTGGCACATTCATTAATGATAATAGGCGCCAAGCTCGGCTGGGAGGTTAGGATAATATCCCCGAAGAAGTACTGGCCAAGTAAATTCGCCGAATTGCTTACTGAGGATTCAAGGAGGACCGGCGCTAATATAGTAATCAGCGATAATATTGAGGATGTTAGGGGCGTGGATGCGGTGTACACGGATGTTTGGGTTAGCATGGGTATGGAGGCCGAGGCCGAAGAGAGAAAGAAGGTATTTAGGCCATACCAAGTTAATGCAGAGGTTATGAAGAAGGCAGGTCCTCAGGCAGTATTCATGCACTGCCTACCTGCCCACAGGGGTGAGGAGGTCACTGATGATGTGATTGATGGTCCACAAAGCGTTGTTTGGGATCAGGCGGAGAATAGGCTGCATACGGCTAAGGCGGTGCTAATATCATTATTAGCATGA